From the Chloroflexota bacterium genome, one window contains:
- a CDS encoding glycosyltransferase family 2 protein, which translates to MKLIVQIPCYNEEQTLPFVVASIPREIPDVDQVEVLVVDDGSTDHTAEVARQLEVDHIVRHVGNKGLAAAFQSGLDACLKLGADIIVNTDGDNQYPQEEIPRLIRPIIAGEAEIVVGDRQTGKSAQFSLPKKLLQAIGSWTVRKASHTAVPDAPSGFRAFSREAALRLNVISKYTYTLETLIQAGTQRMVVAHIPITTHEQLRESRLIKGLWGYLKESAATIIRVYAMYEPLKVFFYLGLFLCLIGAAGVGRFLYYYFTGTGAGHVQSLILAAVFLIVGFQVFLIGLLADLIAANRRLLEEILYKVRNLEVQNQSGGEKKVSKR; encoded by the coding sequence ATGAAGCTGATCGTCCAGATCCCTTGCTATAATGAAGAGCAGACCTTGCCCTTTGTGGTGGCCAGCATCCCTAGGGAAATCCCGGATGTGGATCAGGTTGAGGTGTTGGTCGTCGACGACGGGTCCACGGATCATACTGCGGAAGTGGCCCGGCAGCTTGAAGTGGATCATATTGTCCGTCACGTGGGTAATAAGGGACTGGCGGCTGCCTTTCAAAGCGGCCTGGATGCCTGTTTGAAGCTTGGCGCAGATATCATCGTCAACACCGATGGCGACAACCAATATCCGCAAGAGGAGATTCCCAGGTTGATCCGGCCAATCATCGCTGGTGAGGCAGAGATCGTCGTGGGGGACCGGCAGACGGGTAAGAGCGCTCAATTCTCATTGCCGAAGAAACTGCTTCAGGCCATAGGTAGCTGGACCGTGCGCAAGGCCTCGCACACGGCTGTCCCGGATGCACCGAGCGGTTTCCGGGCATTTTCTCGCGAGGCAGCCCTGCGGCTGAACGTGATCTCGAAGTATACCTATACGCTGGAAACGCTTATCCAGGCTGGGACGCAGCGCATGGTCGTGGCCCATATCCCCATCACCACTCACGAGCAGCTACGTGAGTCGCGCCTGATTAAAGGACTCTGGGGCTACCTTAAGGAGTCGGCGGCGACGATCATCCGCGTTTATGCGATGTACGAACCACTCAAAGTCTTCTTCTATCTTGGCCTGTTCCTCTGTCTGATTGGTGCAGCCGGTGTAGGCCGCTTCCTTTATTATTACTTCACTGGCACGGGGGCTGGTCATGTTCAGTCCCTTATCCTGGCGGCCGTCTTCTTAATCGTTGGCTTCCAGGTCTTCCTGATCGGCCTACTGGCCGACTTGATTGCAGCCAATCGCCGTTTGCTTGAGGAGATACTTTATAAGGTGAGAAATCTGGAAGTACAGAATCAGAGCGGTGGCGAAAAGAAAGTGAGCAAACGGTAA